One segment of Anopheles stephensi strain Indian chromosome 3, UCI_ANSTEP_V1.0, whole genome shotgun sequence DNA contains the following:
- the LOC118509241 gene encoding exocyst complex component 6, with protein MANISMQDIEAVDDYWGPTFRTILEGNSQDQISEQLDSRIRSHDKDIERICNLYYQGFIDSIRELLLVKSQAQGLNQEVLTLNDGLGKASAGVIAKGNELVKARKVEGNIAGAIEGLSSCLPVLECYSKLLKQVREKRYYPALKTLEVLESEYLPKVAGYRFSQQMRDTIPKLKENIKKSSEEDFREFLENIRKFSPKIGEIAMKHTKELQKRDLETIIAEYKALTEQGGPASSDFGDDDEDVNAQDLIDFSPIYRCLHIYTVLNDKEYFEKDYRKQRRDQAKLVLQAPQTMHDNLEAYKTYIYSIVGFFVVEDHVMNTGGDIVTQTYLDDLWSSSLSRAVNVLSMSSSSCTDPNVLLRIKNLIMLSITTLKNYGYTVTQLWDLLLEMRDHYNEVLLQRWVNEFRDILDKSDFLPLEAHNQEEYDAVLERFPFHSEQLEAQPFPKKFPFSRMVPEVYHQAMEFMYACMKFSEELTLSPNEIAAMVRKAANLLLTRSFSGCLSAVFRSPSLALMQVIQIIIDTQYLEKAGPFLDSFVCKMTGTVQSVTQTPSAMFHVARSEAEQQVSTKLCCKLDEFFEELENYDWVLPESYGHASPFVTDMVAFLQSTFQSFSYILPGVAQAACKKACEHIATTISKLILSEDIRQISGGALDQINLDLMQFELFASSDPVPGLREGDLSKYFAEIRQLLDLLISEDWSAYLHDFGKDENRYSLVHPSTIIVVLEKLREADKKSMLSLMKSKSERDKKKLMETVLRQLKQLAERQN; from the coding sequence ATGGCCAACATATCCATGCAGGACATCGAGGCAGTGGACGACTACTGGGGGCCAACGTTTCGCACCATCCTGGAGGGAAATTCACAGGATCAAATCTCCGAACAGCTAGACTCACGCATCCGCTCCCACGATAAGGACATCGAGCGTATCTGCAATCTGTACTATCAAGGATTTATCGATTCGATCCGTGAGCTGTTGCTGGTAAAATCACAAGCCCAGGGACTGAACCAGGAAGTGCTCACGCTCAACGACGGGCTAGGGAAAGCGTCGGCCGGTGTGATCGCGAAAGGGAACGAGCTGGTAAAGGCACGCAAGGTAGAGGGTAACATTGCGGGTGCCATCGAGGGACTGTCCAGCTGTTTGCCGGTGCTGGAATGCTACAGCAAGCTGCTGAAGCAGGTGCGCGAAAAGCGTTACTATCCTGCGCTGAAAACGCTCGAGGTGCTGGAAAGCGAGTACCTCCCGAAGGTGGCCGGATACCGCTTTTCGCAGCAAATGCGCGACACCATACCGAAGCTGAAGGAGAACATAAAGAAATCGTCGGAGGAAGATTTTCGCGAGTTTTTGGAGAACATACGCAAATTTTCGCCCAAAATTGGGGAGATCGCAATGAAGCACACGAAGGAGCTGCAGAAGCGCGACCTGGAGACGATCATCGCGGAGTATAAGGCACTGACCGAGCAGGGTGGACCGGCCAGCTCGGACTTtggcgatgacgatgaggatgTGAATGCGCAAGATTTGATCGACTTTTCACCCATTTACCGGTGTCTGCACATCTACACGGTGCTGAATGATAAGGAGTACTTCGAGAAGGACTACCGCAAACAGCGTCGGGATCAGGCGAAGCTGGTCCTGCAAGCGCCACAAACCATGCACGATAATCTGGAAGCGTACAAAACGTACATTTACTCGATCGTAGGATTCTTCGTGGTGGAAGATCATGTCATGAACACGGGCGGGGACATTGTGACACAAACGTACCTGGACGATCTGTGGTCCTCGTCGTTATCGCGGGCAGTCAATGTGCTCAGCATGTCCTCGTCGTCCTGTACCGATCCGAACGTGCTGTTGCGCATCAAAAACTTGATTATGTTGAGCATTACGACGCTGAAAAACTACGGCTACACCGTGACGCAGCTGTGGGATCTGTTGCTCGAGATGCGTGATCACTACAACGAGGTGTTGCTGCAGCGCTGGGTGAATGAATTCCGCGACATTCTCGACAAGAGCGATTTCCTGCCGCTCGAGGCACACAATCAGGAAGAGTACGATGCGGTGCTGGAACGATTCCCGTTCCACTCGGAGCAGCTGGAAGCGCAACCCTTCCCGAAGAAGTTTCCCTTCTCGCGGATGGTTCCGGAGGTGTACCACCAGGCGATGGAGTTTATGTACGCGTGTATGAAATTTTCCGAAGAGCTTACCCTCTCACCGAACGAAATCGCGGCGATGGTACGGAAGGCGGCCAATCTGCTGCTAACGCGCAGCTTCAGCGGCTGCCTGTCGGCCGTCTTCCGCAGTCCCAGCCTAGCGCTTATGCAAGTGATTCAGATCATCATCGACACGCAGTACCTGGAGAAGGCGGGTCCGTTCCTGGATTCGTTCGTGTGCAAAATGACTGGCACCGTGCAGAGCGTCACACAGACACCGTCGGCCATGTTTCACGTGGCACGCTCGGAAGCGGAGCAGCAAGTGTCGACCAAGCTGTGCTGCAAGCTGGACGAGTTTTTCGAGGAGCTTGAAAACTACGACTGGGTGTTGCCGGAATCGTACGGGCATGCATCACCGTTCGTGACGGACATGGTTGCCTTCCTGCAGAGCACATTCCAGAGCTTCTCGTACATTCTGCCCGGGGTCGCGCAGGCCGCCTGTAAGAAGGCGTGCGAGCACATCGCTACCACCATATCGAAGCTAATCCTTTCGGAAGACATACGACAAATTTCGGGCGGGGCGCTCGATCAGATCAATCTGGATTTGATGCAGTTCGAGCTGTTTGCTTCATCCGATCCGGTGCCCGGATTGCGTGAGGGCGATCTTTCGAAATATTTTGCCGAAATTCGTCAGCTGCTGGATTTGCTGATTTCGGAGGATTGGAGTGCCTATTTGCACGATTTCGGCAAGGACGAGAATCGCTACTCGCTGGTACACCCGTCGACGATCATTGTGGTGTTGGAAAAGTTGCGCGAAGCGGACAAGAAATCGATGCTGTCGCTGATGAAGTCCAAGTCGGAGCGGGACAAGAAGAAGCTGATGGAGACGGTGCTGAGGCAGTTGAAGCAGTTGGCGGAACGGCAGAATTAA
- the LOC118509246 gene encoding tsukushin-like isoform X1, with the protein MAGLEKTLKPHQNNCNTKMHPTVGRNRGVSSVATQTLTLTAIFMLTLSYANGFATLPTELDRPQRCQLERTYKMVGYNCANLNLKEIPQTLKSSLEIFDLSFNRIRDLNAQSFARYTSVKYLYLFENMLHNIDEDTFSLLTNLEAIDLSYNALKSIPLELFQLPVLRNLYVSHNALYELETSLAALEKPIKAPLQVLGLADCRLQRLPDFGVLPDLWQLNISSNPMKELTLGQFSPMCKLKTVDLNNTQIPICACQVLTAELVLRRTKIMYPPLYCIPLTSSEQNLCQAEAGQEIQPEQVADFLQCMEIQKSRQLDTEAKSTWTKIVVAVASCIVLLAIILFYLHRRNEKKLKAKLKRNLQKAPLKNISGVMVPQTLGAPEEAPTENAKCDKLLSDCD; encoded by the exons CTTTAAAACCACACCAAAACAATTGCAACACAAAAATGCATCCAACGGTAGGCAGAAACAGGGGCGTATCATCCGTCGCCACGCAAACCCTGACCCTGACGGCCATCTTTATGCTGACGCTTAGCTATGCTAACGGGTTTGCAACGTTACCGACGGAATTGGATCGACCGCAGCGCTGCCAGCTCGAGCGGACGTACAAAATGGTCGGCTACAATTGTGCGAATTTAAATCTGAAGGAGATACCACAAACGCTCAAGTCGAGTCTAGAG ATATTCGATCTAAGCTTCAATCGGATCCGTGATTTAAATGCTCAATCCTTTGCCCGCTACACCTCGGTCAAGTATCTGTATCTGTTCGAGAACATGCTCCACAACATCGATGAGGATACGTTCAGTTTGCTCACGAACCTAGAG GCCATCGATCTTTCGTACAACGCGTTGAAGAGTATACCGCTGGAGCTGTTCCAGCTTCCCGTCCTGCGCAACCTATACGTCAGCCACAATGCACTGTACGAGCTGGAGACCTCGCTGGCGGCGCTCGAAAAACCTATCAAAGCGCCGCTGCAGGTACTCGGCCTTGCCGACTGTCGGCTGCAGCGATTGCCGGACTTCGGCGTCCTGCCTGACCTGTGGCAGCTAAACATCTCGTCCAACCCGATGAAGGAGCTCACCCTGGGACAGTTTTCGCCCATGTGCAAATTGAAAACGGTCGATCTCAACAACACACAGATTCCGATCTGCGCTTGCCAGGTGCTAACGGCGGAGCTAGTTCTCCGGCGTACCAAAATCATGTATCCGCCACTCTACTGCATCCCGCTTACATCTTCCG AGCAAAACCTCTGCCAAGCGGAAGCGGGCCAGGAGATCCAGCCGGAACAGGTCGCTGATTTCCTCCAGTGTATGGAGATCCAAAAATCCCGCCAGCTCGACACGGAAGCCAAATCGACGTGGACCAAGATCGTCGTCGCGGTGGCCAGCTGCATAGTGCTGCTTGCCATCATACTCTTCTACCTGCATCGGCGCAACGAGAAGAAACTAAAGGCGAAGCTGAAACGTAACCTGCAGAAAGCACCGCTGAAGAACATCAGCGGTGTCATGGTGCCACAGACGCTCGGTGCGCCGGAAGAAGCACCTACGGAAAATGCCAAGTGTGATAAACTGTTGAGCGATTGTGATTAG
- the LOC118509246 gene encoding tsukushin-like isoform X3 → MHPTVGRNRGVSSVATQTLTLTAIFMLTLSYANGFATLPTELDRPQRCQLERTYKMVGYNCANLNLKEIPQTLKSSLEIFDLSFNRIRDLNAQSFARYTSVKYLYLFENMLHNIDEDTFSLLTNLEAIDLSYNALKSIPLELFQLPVLRNLYVSHNALYELETSLAALEKPIKAPLQVLGLADCRLQRLPDFGVLPDLWQLNISSNPMKELTLGQFSPMCKLKTVDLNNTQIPICACQVLTAELVLRRTKIMYPPLYCIPLTSSEQNLCQAEAGQEIQPEQVADFLQCMEIQKSRQLDTEAKSTWTKIVVAVASCIVLLAIILFYLHRRNEKKLKAKLKRNLQKAPLKNISGVMVPQTLGAPEEAPTENAKCDKLLSDCD, encoded by the exons ATGCATCCAACGGTAGGCAGAAACAGGGGCGTATCATCCGTCGCCACGCAAACCCTGACCCTGACGGCCATCTTTATGCTGACGCTTAGCTATGCTAACGGGTTTGCAACGTTACCGACGGAATTGGATCGACCGCAGCGCTGCCAGCTCGAGCGGACGTACAAAATGGTCGGCTACAATTGTGCGAATTTAAATCTGAAGGAGATACCACAAACGCTCAAGTCGAGTCTAGAG ATATTCGATCTAAGCTTCAATCGGATCCGTGATTTAAATGCTCAATCCTTTGCCCGCTACACCTCGGTCAAGTATCTGTATCTGTTCGAGAACATGCTCCACAACATCGATGAGGATACGTTCAGTTTGCTCACGAACCTAGAG GCCATCGATCTTTCGTACAACGCGTTGAAGAGTATACCGCTGGAGCTGTTCCAGCTTCCCGTCCTGCGCAACCTATACGTCAGCCACAATGCACTGTACGAGCTGGAGACCTCGCTGGCGGCGCTCGAAAAACCTATCAAAGCGCCGCTGCAGGTACTCGGCCTTGCCGACTGTCGGCTGCAGCGATTGCCGGACTTCGGCGTCCTGCCTGACCTGTGGCAGCTAAACATCTCGTCCAACCCGATGAAGGAGCTCACCCTGGGACAGTTTTCGCCCATGTGCAAATTGAAAACGGTCGATCTCAACAACACACAGATTCCGATCTGCGCTTGCCAGGTGCTAACGGCGGAGCTAGTTCTCCGGCGTACCAAAATCATGTATCCGCCACTCTACTGCATCCCGCTTACATCTTCCG AGCAAAACCTCTGCCAAGCGGAAGCGGGCCAGGAGATCCAGCCGGAACAGGTCGCTGATTTCCTCCAGTGTATGGAGATCCAAAAATCCCGCCAGCTCGACACGGAAGCCAAATCGACGTGGACCAAGATCGTCGTCGCGGTGGCCAGCTGCATAGTGCTGCTTGCCATCATACTCTTCTACCTGCATCGGCGCAACGAGAAGAAACTAAAGGCGAAGCTGAAACGTAACCTGCAGAAAGCACCGCTGAAGAACATCAGCGGTGTCATGGTGCCACAGACGCTCGGTGCGCCGGAAGAAGCACCTACGGAAAATGCCAAGTGTGATAAACTGTTGAGCGATTGTGATTAG
- the LOC118509246 gene encoding tsukushin-like isoform X2, which translates to MRALKPHQNNCNTKMHPTVGRNRGVSSVATQTLTLTAIFMLTLSYANGFATLPTELDRPQRCQLERTYKMVGYNCANLNLKEIPQTLKSSLEIFDLSFNRIRDLNAQSFARYTSVKYLYLFENMLHNIDEDTFSLLTNLEAIDLSYNALKSIPLELFQLPVLRNLYVSHNALYELETSLAALEKPIKAPLQVLGLADCRLQRLPDFGVLPDLWQLNISSNPMKELTLGQFSPMCKLKTVDLNNTQIPICACQVLTAELVLRRTKIMYPPLYCIPLTSSEQNLCQAEAGQEIQPEQVADFLQCMEIQKSRQLDTEAKSTWTKIVVAVASCIVLLAIILFYLHRRNEKKLKAKLKRNLQKAPLKNISGVMVPQTLGAPEEAPTENAKCDKLLSDCD; encoded by the exons ATGCGAG CTTTAAAACCACACCAAAACAATTGCAACACAAAAATGCATCCAACGGTAGGCAGAAACAGGGGCGTATCATCCGTCGCCACGCAAACCCTGACCCTGACGGCCATCTTTATGCTGACGCTTAGCTATGCTAACGGGTTTGCAACGTTACCGACGGAATTGGATCGACCGCAGCGCTGCCAGCTCGAGCGGACGTACAAAATGGTCGGCTACAATTGTGCGAATTTAAATCTGAAGGAGATACCACAAACGCTCAAGTCGAGTCTAGAG ATATTCGATCTAAGCTTCAATCGGATCCGTGATTTAAATGCTCAATCCTTTGCCCGCTACACCTCGGTCAAGTATCTGTATCTGTTCGAGAACATGCTCCACAACATCGATGAGGATACGTTCAGTTTGCTCACGAACCTAGAG GCCATCGATCTTTCGTACAACGCGTTGAAGAGTATACCGCTGGAGCTGTTCCAGCTTCCCGTCCTGCGCAACCTATACGTCAGCCACAATGCACTGTACGAGCTGGAGACCTCGCTGGCGGCGCTCGAAAAACCTATCAAAGCGCCGCTGCAGGTACTCGGCCTTGCCGACTGTCGGCTGCAGCGATTGCCGGACTTCGGCGTCCTGCCTGACCTGTGGCAGCTAAACATCTCGTCCAACCCGATGAAGGAGCTCACCCTGGGACAGTTTTCGCCCATGTGCAAATTGAAAACGGTCGATCTCAACAACACACAGATTCCGATCTGCGCTTGCCAGGTGCTAACGGCGGAGCTAGTTCTCCGGCGTACCAAAATCATGTATCCGCCACTCTACTGCATCCCGCTTACATCTTCCG AGCAAAACCTCTGCCAAGCGGAAGCGGGCCAGGAGATCCAGCCGGAACAGGTCGCTGATTTCCTCCAGTGTATGGAGATCCAAAAATCCCGCCAGCTCGACACGGAAGCCAAATCGACGTGGACCAAGATCGTCGTCGCGGTGGCCAGCTGCATAGTGCTGCTTGCCATCATACTCTTCTACCTGCATCGGCGCAACGAGAAGAAACTAAAGGCGAAGCTGAAACGTAACCTGCAGAAAGCACCGCTGAAGAACATCAGCGGTGTCATGGTGCCACAGACGCTCGGTGCGCCGGAAGAAGCACCTACGGAAAATGCCAAGTGTGATAAACTGTTGAGCGATTGTGATTAG